The proteins below are encoded in one region of Clostridia bacterium:
- a CDS encoding WD40 repeat domain-containing protein: MASMNSNPLVILIVILAAAITSSAAEFPKWKPRNTVAVGSSPRVLSYSPDGKLIAVGDADGSLRIISVDSGSVVKSAASDLKPLLEIHFLAKSGRLLACGGENQVQVFSATNWTVVARAEGIRACEVSEDENLLVGGDGKKQGEALVLWDLSDLKPIRPLFSKGARPVDPSFAKGGQVAVSVSRVPYLVDVETGQATKIQQAGDTATAVKIEKGQGNQAALSLGALQDDDAPTHRVAASWDGELVALGRGWAGQPDFVDVWAVSNMKRLLRVKEENTGTEASISFDDQLVAVGSSKPGDISIYRIKDKKKATLQGSNLFQFNPKVLELAVAQDGTLSFYVPAK, from the coding sequence ATGGCCAGCATGAACTCAAATCCTTTGGTTATTCTCATCGTTATCCTTGCTGCGGCGATCACATCTAGTGCCGCCGAGTTTCCAAAGTGGAAGCCACGAAATACTGTTGCTGTCGGGAGTTCTCCCCGAGTACTTAGCTATTCACCCGACGGTAAGCTGATTGCAGTTGGAGACGCTGACGGCAGTCTTAGGATCATTTCCGTTGATTCAGGATCGGTTGTTAAGTCCGCAGCGTCCGATTTGAAACCTCTCCTCGAAATACACTTCCTCGCGAAATCAGGACGGCTGTTGGCATGTGGTGGAGAAAACCAGGTTCAAGTGTTTTCGGCAACTAACTGGACCGTCGTTGCTCGGGCAGAGGGTATTCGCGCATGTGAAGTGTCCGAAGATGAGAACCTGCTAGTTGGAGGAGATGGCAAAAAGCAGGGCGAAGCATTAGTGCTCTGGGATCTCAGCGATTTGAAGCCTATCCGACCACTCTTCAGCAAAGGTGCGAGGCCAGTCGATCCGTCGTTCGCGAAGGGCGGACAAGTTGCGGTTTCTGTGTCACGCGTTCCTTATCTAGTCGATGTAGAAACCGGGCAAGCGACTAAGATTCAACAGGCCGGCGATACTGCGACTGCCGTGAAGATTGAGAAAGGCCAGGGGAATCAAGCTGCGTTGTCACTCGGCGCATTGCAGGATGATGATGCGCCCACCCATCGTGTCGCAGCGAGTTGGGATGGGGAGCTGGTCGCCTTGGGCCGCGGCTGGGCTGGTCAACCGGATTTCGTTGATGTTTGGGCCGTCTCAAATATGAAACGACTACTCAGGGTCAAAGAAGAGAACACCGGGACCGAAGCGAGCATTTCTTTCGACGATCAACTGGTGGCTGTCGGTTCTTCGAAGCCAGGTGACATTTCGATTTATCGGATCAAGGACAAGAAGAAAGCCACTCTACAAGGCAGCAATCTGTTTCAGTTCAATCCGAAGGTCCTAGAATTGGCTGTAGCCCAGGACGGAACGCTGTCGTTCTACGTCCCGGCGAAATGA